A single Lactuca sativa cultivar Salinas chromosome 8, Lsat_Salinas_v11, whole genome shotgun sequence DNA region contains:
- the LOC122195365 gene encoding uncharacterized protein LOC122195365, producing MHKIIAKTLSTGLKKVIGACIGDIQSECVEYKSILDGPIIINEMCSWDKKAKGKMLLFKVDFNKAFGTVKWKFLDHIQMQMGSSERWRGWIQGYLKSSRELILVNSSSKGEFGIGWGIRQGDPLSLFLFITAMEGLNIAMKRACEKGIFKDSQGLTTLAAPLGCEPSKLPFTYLGV from the exons ATGCACAAGATCATAGCAAAAACCTTATCTACTGGACTGAAGAAGGTCATTGGTGCTTGTATTGGTGACATTCAATCAGAGTGTGTGGAATATAAAAGCATCCTCGATGGGCCCATAATAATCAACGAAATGTGTTCATGGGATAAGAAGGCAAAAGGGAAGATGCTACTCTTCAAAGTAGATTTTAATAAAGCTTTTGGCACGGTTAAATGGAAATTTCTTGATCACATTCAAATGCAAATGGGATCCAGTGAGCGATGGAGAGGATGGATACAAGGCTATCTAAAATCGTCAAGAGAATTAATACTCGTGAACAGTTCCTCAAAAGGCGAATTTGGAATTGGTTGGGGAATAAGGCAAGGCGATCCTTTATCGTTGTTTTTGTTCATAACAGCAATGGAGGGTCTAAATATCGCCATGAAAAGGGCATGCGAGAAAGGAATTTTTAAAG ATTCACAGGGATTAACAACTCTCGCTGCACCACTTGGATGTGAACCATCAAAACTCCCATTCACATACTTGGGTGTCTAA